The following proteins are co-located in the Ailuropoda melanoleuca isolate Jingjing chromosome 13, ASM200744v2, whole genome shotgun sequence genome:
- the CPSF4L gene encoding putative cleavage and polyadenylation specificity factor subunit 4-like protein, producing MQEVIAGLEQLTFTFEKDVELQKGTGLLPFQGMDKSSSAVCNFFAKGLCEKGKLCPFRHNQGEKMVVCKHWLRGLCKKGDQCSFLHQYDVTRMPECYFHSKFGDCNNKECSFLHVKPAFNTRDCPWYDQGFCKDGPLCKHRHVHKTMCVNYLVGFCPKGPHCQFAQ from the exons ATGCAAGAGGTCATTGCTGGGCTGGAGCAGCTCACCTTCACCTTCGAGAAGGATGTAGAGCTGCAGAAGGGCACTGGCCTCCTGCCTTTCCAGGGCATGGACA AATCGAGCTCAGCTGTGTGTAACTTCTTCGCTAAAGGGCTCTGCGAGAAAG GGAAGCTCTGCCCCTTCCGGCACAACCAGGGGGAGAAGATGGTGGTGTGTAAGCACTGGCTCCGAGGCCTGTGTAAGAAGGGCGACCAGTGCAGTTTCTTGCACCAGTATGACGTCACCAGGATGCCCGAGTGCTACTTCCACTCCAAGTTCG GTGACTGCAACAACAAGGAATGTTCCTTTCTCCACGTGAAGCCAGCTTTCAACACCCGGGACTGTCCTTGGTATGACCAAGGTTTCTGCAAAGATG GTCCCCTGTGTAAGCACCGCCATGTCCATAAGACAATGTGTGTTAACTACTTAGTGGGCTTCTGCCCCAAGGGCCCCCACTGCCAGTTTGCACAGTAA